CGAAGGACCGGCCGGCCAGTTCCTGCTGCAGTTCCTGCGCGACGAAGGCTGGGACGCGTCGCCGATCCCGGTGGACCAGCAGCGGCTCAACGTATTTGCCCGTCCGAAGACCGCGTCTCCGGCGGTCGTCTTCTGCACTCATATGGACACGGTGCCGCCGTTCTTCGGATCTTCCGAGGACGCGGACAACGTTTACGGGCGCGGGGCCTGCGATGCCAAGGGGATCATGGCCGCGCAGATGACCGCCGCCGGACGCCTGCGCGACCAGGGCGCCGCGGTCGGGCTGTTGTTCACCGTGGGCGAAGAACGCGATTCGATCGGGGCCAAGACCGCCAACCAGTACGCGCCGGGCTCGCGCTTCCTTATCGACGGCGAGCCGACCGACAACCGGCTGGCGATCGCGACCAAGGGCGTGTTGAACGTCCGGCTGCGGGCGCGCGGGAAGATGGCGCACTCAGCTTATCCGGAAGGGGGCGAATCGGCCATCGAAAAGCTGGTGGATGCTCTGGCCCGGCTGCGCGCCATGGAATTGCCGAGCGTGCCGGAGATCGGCGCCTGCACGATGAACATCGGCACTATCAGCGGCGGGCGCGCGCCCAACGTGGTCGCCGACGAGGCCCACGCCGACATCCTCTACCGCATGGTGAC
This DNA window, taken from Terriglobales bacterium, encodes the following:
- a CDS encoding M20/M25/M40 family metallo-hydrolase, whose translation is MDVVALTRRLVDIESVTGREGPAGQFLLQFLRDEGWDASPIPVDQQRLNVFARPKTASPAVVFCTHMDTVPPFFGSSEDADNVYGRGACDAKGIMAAQMTAAGRLRDQGAAVGLLFTVGEERDSIGAKTANQYAPGSRFLIDGEPTDNRLAIATKGVLNVRLRARGKMAHSAYPEGGESAIEKLVDALARLRAMELPSVPEIGACTMNIGTISGGRAPNVVADEAHADILYRMVTASDDLKQRIRQWVGSLVEVDFGADSPFMKLRTVDGVPSMVASFSTDIPHLRNWGEPLLLGPGSIHVAHTERESVPKKALHEAVELYCSVAQKLLQS